The proteins below come from a single Vitis vinifera cultivar Pinot Noir 40024 chromosome 9, ASM3070453v1 genomic window:
- the LOC104880274 gene encoding putative disease resistance protein RGA3, translated as MADTLVSIVLERLTSVVEQQIHEQVSLASGVESEIQSLKNTLLSVRDVLEDAERRKVKEKSVQGWLERLKDMAYEMMDVLDEWSIAIFQFQMEGVENASTSKTKVSFCMPSPFIRFKQVASERTDFNFVSSRSEERPQRLITTSAIDISEVYGRDMDEKMILDHLLGKKCLEKSGLHIVSVVGTGGMGKTTLARLAYNHRQVKAHFDERIWVCVSDPFDPFRVCRAIVEALQKGPCHLHDLEAVQQEIRTCIAGKKFLLVLDDVWTENHQLWEQLRNTLTSGAVGSRILVTTRKESVVKMMGTTYMHSLGELSLEQSRALFHQIAFFEKRSWEKEEELKEIGEKIADKCKGLPLAIKTLGNLLRIKNSEEEWKNVLNSEVWQLDEFERDISPALLLSYYDLPPAIQRCFSFCAVFPKDSVIVRAELIKLWMAQSYLKSDGRKEMEMVGRTYFEYLAARSFFQDFEKDTDGNIIRCEMHDIVHDFAQFLTQNECFIVEVDNQKKGSMDLFFQKIRHATLVVRESTPNFASTCNMKNLHTLLAKEAFDSRVLEALGNLTCLRALDLSSNDWIEELPKEVGKLIHLRYLNLSWCESLRELPETICDLYNLQTLNIEGCSSLQKLPHAMGKLINLRHLENYTRSLKGLPKGIGRLSSLQTLDVFIVSSHGNDECQIGDLRNLNNLRGRLSVEGLDEVKDAGEPEKAELKNRVHFQYLTLEFGEKEGTKGVAEALQPHPNLKSLGIVDYGDREWPNWMMGSSLAQLKILHLWFCKRCPCLPPLGQLPVLEKLYIWGMDGVKYIGSEFLGSSSTVFPKLKELAISGLVELKQWEIKEKEERSIMPCLNHLIMRGCPKLEGLPDHVLQRTPLQKLDIAGSPILKRRYRKDIGEDRHKISHIPEVEVEYSRD; from the coding sequence ATGGCTGATACCCTCGTTTCTATTGTGCTGGAACGCTTAACTTCGGTTGTTGAACAGCAGATTCATGAACAAGTTTCTCTGGCTTCGGGTGTTGAATCCGAAATTCAAAGTCTCAAAAACACACTCCTCTCCGTCCGAGATGTTCTTGAAGATGCCGAGAGGagaaaagtgaaggaaaaatcTGTCCAAGGTTGGTTGGAGAGGCTCAAAGACATGGCCTACGAAATGATGGACGTGCTGGATGAGTGGAGCATTGCTATTTTTCAATTCCAGATGGAGGGAGTTGAAAATGCTTCCACGTCTAAGACGAAGGTAAGCTTCTGTATGCCCTCCCCTTTCATCCGTTTCAAGCAAGTTGCAAGTGAGCGGACCGATTTTAATTTTGTCTCTAGTAGGAGTGAGGAGCGACCACAGCGACTTATAACTACCTCTGCAATTGATATTTCAGAGGTGTACGGTCGGGATATGGATGAAAAAATGATATTAGACCATTTGTTGGGTAAGAAGTGTCTAGAGAAATCTGGCCTCCACATCGTCTCCGTAGTTGGGACGGGAGGCATGGGCAAAACAACTCTTGCTCGACTAGCCTACAACCACCGACAGGTGAAGGCCCATTTTGATGAGAGAATATGGGTCTGTGTTTCTGATCCTTTTGACCCATTCAGAGTTTGTAGGGCTATTGTTGAGGCCCTCCAAAAAGGGCCTTGTCATCTCCATGATTTGGAAGCTGTACAACAAGAAATTCGAACATGTATTGCCGGAAAGAAGTTCCTTCTTGTGCTAGATGACGTGTGGACCGAAAACCATCAATTGTGGGAACAACTGAGGAACACTCTCACCAGCGGAGCTGTAGGGAGTAGAATTCTAGTGACCACACGTAAAGAGAGTGTTGTTAAGATGATGGGAACTACATACATGCATTCCTTAGGGGAGCTGTCTTTGGAGCAATCTCGGGCATTATTCCATCAAATAGCTTTCTTTGAAAAGCGTAGTtgggagaaagaggaagaacTAAAAGAAATTGGTGAGAAAATAGCAGACAAATGCAAGGGCTTGCCCCTCGCTATAAAAACTTTAGGGAACCTCTTGCGCATAAAAAATAGCGAGGAAGAATGGAAGAACGTATTGAATAGTGAAGTATGGCAGCTAGATGAGTTTGAGAGAGATATTTCCCCTGCTTTGTTGTTGAGTTATTATGATCTGCCCCCTGCAATTCAACGCTGCTTCTCATTTTGTGCTGTTTTTCCAAAAGACTCGGTTATTGTGAGAGCTGAGCTGATCAAGTTGTGGATGGCACAAAGCTATCTCAAATCTGATGGGAGAAAAGAGATGGAGATGGTTGGGAGAACGTACTTTGAATATTTAGCTGCTCGGTCTTTCTtccaagattttgaaaaagatacTGATGGTAATATAATACGTTGTGAGATGCATGATATAGTGCATGATTTTGCTCAATTTTTGACTCAGAATGAATGCTTTATTGTGGAGGTTGACAACCAAAAAAAGGGGAGTATGGACTTATTCTTCCAAAAGATTCGTCATGCCACCTTAGTTGTCCGAGAGAGTACCCCTAATTTCGCCTCCACTTGTAACATGAAGAATCTTCACACCCTCTTGGCTAAGGAAGCATTCGATTCAAGAGTTCTTGAAGCCTTAGGCAATTTGACATGTCTTAGGGCATTGGATTTGAGCAGCAATGATTGGATTGAGGAACTTCCTAAGGAGGTAGGAAAATTGATACACTTAAGATACCTTAATCTATCATGGTGTGAAAGTTTGAGAGAGTTGCCTGAAACAATTTGTGATTTATATAATTTGCAAACCTTAAATATTGAAGGATGTTCAAGTCTTCAGAAACTACCACATGCAATGGGTAAACTAATTAATTTGAGGCATCTTGAAAATTATACTCGGAGTCTAAAGGGCTTGCCAAAAGGAATTGGAAGATTAAGCTCTCTTCAGACACTGGATGTTTTCATCGTGAGTAGTCATGGCAATGATGAATGCCAAATAGGAGACCTGAGAAACTTGAACAACCTAAGAGGACGTCTTTCCGTTGAAGGGTTGGATGAAGTGAAAGATGCTGGGGAGCCAGAAAAAGCAGAATTGAAGAATAGGGTACACTTCCAATATTTGACATTGGAATTTGGTGAAAAGGAGGGGACAAAGGGTGTGGCTGAAGCTCTACAACCCCATCCAAACTTGAAATCCCTAGGTATAGTCGATTATGGTGATAGAGAGTGGCCCAATTGGATGATGGGTTCATCATTAGCTCAACTGAAAATACTTCACCTCTGGTTTTGTAAAAGATGTCCATGTTTGCCTCCTTTGGGGCAACTGCCTGTCCTTGAGAAGCTGTATATATGGGGTATGGATGGTGTGAAATACATAGGTAGTGAGTTTTTGGGATCATCATCAACAGTATTCCCAAAGCTGAAGGAATTGGCTATTTCTGGTTTGGTTGAATTGAAGCAAtgggaaataaaagaaaaagaagagaggtCAATAATGCCATGTCTCAATCACTTGATTATGAGAGGCTGCCCAAAGCTGGAGGGACTGCCGGACCACGTGCTCCAGAGGACACCATTGCAGAAATTGGACATCGCAGGTTCTCCTATTCTGAAACGACGCTATCGAAAGGATATCGGAGAGGATCGACACAAAATATCTCATATCCCAGAAGTCGAAGTCGAATATTCACGGGACTGA
- the LOC132254268 gene encoding putative disease resistance protein RGA3 → MADVLVSIVLERLTSVVEQQIHEQVSLVLGVESEIPSLKKTLRSVRDVLEDAEKRQVKEKSVRGWLENLKDMAYEMEDVLDEWSIAILQFQMEGVENASTSKKKVSFCMPSPCICFKQVASRRDIALKIKGIKQQLDDIERERIRFNFVSRGSEERPERFITTSAIDISEVCSRDMDKKIILDHLLGKKRQEKPGLYIVSIVGTGGMGKTTLAQLAYSHSEVEFHFDERIWICVSDPFDPIRVFRAIVEALQEKPCDLHELDALQKEIKTRIAEKKFLLVLDDVWTEDNRSWEQLKNTLLCGAEGSRILATTRKESVVKMMRTTYKHPLGELSLEQSRALFHQIAFYERSTWEKEEELKEIGEKIADKCKGLPLAIKTLGNLLRIKNSEEEWKNVLNSEVWQLDEFERDISPALLLSYYDLPPAIQRCFSFCAVFPKDSVIERDELIKLWMAQSYLKSDGRKEMEMVGRTYFEYLAARSFFQDFEKDNYGNIIRCKMHDIVHDFAQFLTHNECFIVEVDNQKKGSMDLFFQKIRYATLVVRESTPNFASTCNMKNLHTLLAKEEFNISSVLEALRNLLRHLTCLRALDLSRNRLIEELPKEKLPQAMGKLINLRHLENYGADSLKGLPKGIGRLSSLQTLDVFIVSSHGHDECQIGDLRNLNNLRGNLLIQGLDEVKDAGEAEKAELKNRRVAQLDDGFIISSTENTSPRLLHKMSMFASFGATACPRGTGDMEYGWCEIHR, encoded by the exons ATGGCTGATGTCCTCGTTTCTATTGTGCTGGAACGCTTAACTTCGGTTGTTGAACAGCAGATTCATGAACAAGTTTCTCTGGTTCTGGGTGTTGAATCAGAAATCCCAAGCCTCAAAAAGACACTCCGCTCTGTCCGAGATGTTCTTGAAGATGCCGAGAAGAGACAAGTGAAGGAAAAATCTGTCCGAGGTTGGTTGGAGAATCTCAAAGACATGGCCTACGAAATGGAGGACGTGCTGGATGAGTGGAGCATTGCTATTCTTCAATTCCAGATGGAGGGAGTTGAAAATGCTTCCACGTCTAAGAAGAAGGTAAGCTTCTGTATGCCCTCCCCTTGCATCTGTTTCAAGCAAGTTGCTTCTCGTCGTGACATTGCTCTTAAGATTAAGGGCATTAAACAACAACTAGATGATATTGAAAGGGAGAGAATTAGATTTAATTTTGTCTCTAGGGGGAGTGAGGAGCGACCAGAGCGATTTATAACTACCTCTGCAATTGATATTTCAGAGGTGTGCAGTCGGGATATggataaaaaaatcatattagacCATTTGTTGGGTAAGAAGCGTCAAGAGAAACCTGGCCTCTACATCGTCTCCATAGTTGGGACGGGAGGCATGGGCAAAACAACTCTTGCTCAATTAGCCTACAGCCATTCAGAGGTGGAGTTCCATTTTGATGAGAGAATATGGATTTGTGTTTCTGATCCATTTGACCCAATCAGAGTTTTTAGGGCTATTGTTGAAGCCCTCCAAGAAAAGCCTTGTGATCTCCATGAGTTGGACgctttacaaaaagaaattaaaacacGTATTGCCGAAAAGAAATTCCTTCTTGTGCTAGATGATGTGTGGACTGAAGACAATCGATCGTGGGAACAACTGAAGAACACCCTCCTCTGCGGAGCAGAAGGTAGTAGAATTCTGGCGACCACACGCAAAGAGAGTGTTGTTAAGATGATGAGAACTACGTACAAGCATCCCTTGGGGGAGCTGTCTTTGGAGCAATCTCGGGCATTATTCCATCAAATAGCTTTCTATGAAAGGAGTACTtgggagaaagaggaagaattaaaagaaattggTGAGAAAATAGCAGACAAATGCAAGGGCTTGCCCCTCGCTATAAAAACTTTAGGGAACCTCTTGCGTATAAAAAATAGCGAGGAAGAATGGAAGAACGTATTGAATAGTGAAGTCTGGCAGCTAGATGAGTTTGAGAGAGATATTTCCCCTGCTTTGTTGTTGAGTTATTATGATCTGCCCCCTGCAATTCAACGCTGCTTCTCATTTTGTGCTGTTTTTCCAAAAGACTCGGTTATTGAGAGAGATGAGCTGATCAAGTTGTGGATGGCACAAAGCTATCTCAAATCTGATGGGAGAAAAGAGATGGAGATGGTTGGGAGAACGTACTTTGAATATTTAGCTGCTCGGTCTTTCTtccaagattttgaaaaagataatTATGGTAATATAATACGTTGTAAGATGCATGATATAGTGCATGATTTTGCTCAATTTTTGACTCACAATGAATGCTTTATTGTGGAGGTTGACAACCAAAAAAAGGGGAGTATGGACTTATTCTTCCAAAAGATTCGTTATGCCACCTTAGTTGTCCGAGAAAGTACCCCTAATTTCGCCTCCACTTGTAACATGAAGAATCTTCACACCCTCTTGGCTAAGGAAGAATTCAATATTTCAAGTGTTCTTGAAGCCTTACGTAATTTGTTAAGGCATTTGACATGTCTTAGGGCATTGGATTTGAGCAGGAATCGGTTGATTGAGGAACTTCCTAAGGAG AAACTACCACAGGCAATGGGTAAACTAATTAATTTGAGGCATCTTGAAAATTATGGTGCTGACAGTCTAAAGGGCTTGCCAAAAGGAATTGGAAGATTAAGCTCTCTTCAGACACTGGATGTTTTCATCGTGAGTAGTCATGGCCATGATGAATGCCAAATAGGAGACCTGAGAAACTTGAACAACCTAAGAGGAAATCTTTTGATTCAAGGGTTGGATGAAGTGAAAGATGCAGGGGAGGCAGAAAAAGCAGAATTGAAGAATAGG AGAGTGGCCCAATTGGATGATGGGTTCATCATTAGCTCAACTGAAAATACTTCTCCTCGACTCTTGCATAAGATGTCCATGTTTGCCTCCTTTGGGGCAACTGCCTGTCCTCGAGGAACTGGGGATATGGAATATGGATGGTGTGAAATACATAGGTAG